Proteins co-encoded in one Callospermophilus lateralis isolate mCalLat2 chromosome 2, mCalLat2.hap1, whole genome shotgun sequence genomic window:
- the Lrfn4 gene encoding leucine-rich repeat and fibronectin type-III domain-containing protein 4 isoform X2 produces the protein MAPPLLLLLLASGAAACPLPCVCQNLSESLSTLCAHRGLLFVPPNVDRRTVELRLADNFIQALGPPDFRNMTGLVDLTLSRNAITRIGARAFGDLESLRSLHLDGNRLVELGSGSLRGPVNLQHLILSGNQLGRIAPGAFDDFLDSLEDLDLSYNNLRQVPWAGIGAMPALHTLNLDHNLIDALPPGAFAQLGQLSRLDLTSNRLATLAPDPLFSRGRDAEASPAPLVLSFSGNPLHCNCELLWLRRLARPDDLETCASPPGLAGRYFWAVPEGEFSCEPPLIARHTQRLWVLEGQRATLRCRALGDPAPTMHWVGPDDRLVGNSSRAWAFPNGTLEIGVTGAGDAGGYTCIATNPAGEATARVELRVLALPHGGNASAEGGRPGPSDIAASARTAAENEGTLESEPAVQVTEVTATSGLVSWGPGRPADPVWMFQIQYNSSEDETLIYRIVPASSQHFLLKHLVPGADYDLCLLALSPATGPSDLTATRLLGCAHFSTLPATPLCHALQAHVLGGTLTVAVGGVLVAALLVFTVALLVRGRGAGNGRLPLKLSHVQSQTNGGPSPTPKSHPPRSPPPRPQRSCSLDLGDTGGCYGYARRLGGAWARRSHSVHGGLLGAGCRGAGGSAERLEESVV, from the exons tgctgctggccagTGGAGCGGCTGCCTGTCCGCTACCCTGCGTCTGCCAGAACCTGTCCGAGTCCCTCAGTACCCTTTGTGCCCATCGAGGCCTGCTCTTTGTGCCACCCAACGTGGACCGGCGCACAGTGGAGCTGCGGCTAGCTGACAACTTCATCCAGGCCCTGGGACCACCTGACTTTCGCAACATGACTGGGCTGGTGGACCTGACGCTGTCTCGGAATGCCATCACCCGCATTGGAGCCCGCGCCTTTGGGGACCTGGAGAGCCTGCGATCCCTTCACCTGGACGGCAACAGGCTGGTGGAGTTGGGCAGCGGCAGCCTGCGGGGCCCTGTCAACCTGCAGCACCTCATCCTCAGTGGCAACCAGCTGGGCCGCATCGCGCCAGGGGCCTTCGATGACTTCCTGGACAGCCTGGAGGACCTGGACCTGTCCTACAACAACCTCCGACAGGTGCCCTGGGCCGGCATCGGCGCCATGCCTGCCCTGCACACTCTCAACCTGGACCACAACCTCATCGACGCGCTGCCCCCGGGCGCCTTTGCGCAGCTTGGTCAGCTCTCCCGCCTCGACCTCACCTCCAACCGCCTGGCCACGCTGGCGCCCGACCCGCTCTTCTCCAGGGGGCGCGACGCGGAGGCCTCGCCCGCTCCGCTGGTGCTGAGCTTCAGCGGGAACCCGCTGCACTGCAACTGCGAGCTGCTGTGGCTGCGGCGGCTGGCCCGGCCGGATGACCTGGAGACCTGTGCCTCCCCACCGGGCCTGGCTGGTAGATACTTCTGGGCAGTGCCTGAGGGCGAGTTCTCCTGTGAGCCGCCCCTCATTGCCCGCCACACACAGCGCCTCTGGGTGCTGGAGGGACAGCGGGCCACGCTGCGGTGCCGGGCCCTTGGTGACCCTGCACCCACCATGCACTGGGTTGGCCCGGACGACCGGCTGGTTGGCAACTCCTCCCGAGCCTGGGCCTTTCCCAACGGAACCCTGGAGATTGGGGTGACAGGTGCTGGGGACGCAGGAGGCTACACTTGTATTGCCACCAACCCTGCTGGTGAGGCCACTGCCCGAGTAGAGCTCCGGGTGCTGGCCTTGCCCCATGGCGGGAACGCCAGTGCTGAGGGGGGCCGCCCAGGGCCCTCAGACATTGCTGCCTCTGCTCGAACTGCTGCTGAGAACGAGGGGACTCTGGAGTCTGAGCCAGCTGTGCAAGTGACAGAAGTGACTGCCACCTCAGGGCTGGTGAGCTGGGGCCCTGGGCGGCCAGCTGACCCTGTGTGGATGTTCCAAATCCAGTACAACAGCAGCGAAGACGAGACCCTCATCTATCG GATCGTCCCAGCCTCCAGCCAGCACTTCCTGCTAAAGCACCTGGTGCCAGGTGCTGACTACGACCTCTGCCTGCTGGCCCTGTCACCTGCCACTGGACCCTCTGACCTCACGGCCACCAGGCTACTGGGCTGTGCCCACTTCTCCACACTGCCAGCCACGCCCTTGTGCCATGCCCTGCAGGCCCATGTGCTGGGCGGGACCCTGACTGTGGCTGTGGGGGGTGTTCTGGTGGCTGCCTTACTGGTCTTCACTGTGGCCTTGCTGGTTCGGGGCCGGGGAGCTGGGAACGGCCGCCTCCCCCTCAAGCTCAGCCACGTCCAGTCCCAGACCAATGGAGGTCCCAGCCCTACACCCAAGAGCCACCCACCGAGgagccccccaccccgcccccagcGCAGCTGCTCCCTGGACCTGGGAGATACAGGCGGGTGCTACGGGTATGCCAGGCGCCTGGGAGGGGCCTGGGCCCGGAGGAGCCACTCTGTACATGGGGGGCTGCTTGGGGCTGGGTGCCGGGGTGCGGGAGGCAGTGCAGAGCGGCTGGAGGAGAGTGTGGTGTGA